The genomic region ATCCTCCTCCGGGCGCGTGTCCATCTTGTTGATCACCAGGATCTGGGGCTTGAGCTCCAGTCCGCTTCGATACTCCTTCAGCTCCTGGTTGATCACCTGCCAGTCGCGGAGCGGATCGCGGTCTTCCCCGGCGGCGGGATCCACGAGATGCACCAGCAGCCGGGTGCGCTCTACGTGGCGCAGGAAGCGGATCCCGAGGCCGTGCCCTTCGTGCGCTCCTTCGATCAGGCCCGGGATGTCGGCCACCACGAAGGTCCTGAAATCACCCAGATCCACCACCCCGAGGTTAGGAGTCAGGGTGGTGAAGGGATAGTCGGCAATCTTGGGCCGCGCCGCGGAGATTCGCGAGATGAGGGTCGATTTTCCCACATTCGGGAAGCCGATCAGCCCCACCTCCGCCAGGAGCTTGAGCTCGAGGGTCAGCCAGCGCTCCTGCCCCGCTTCTCCCGGCTCCGCCTCCATCGGCGTCTGATGGGTGGAGCTGGCGAAATGCGAGTTGCCGCGTCCTCCGCGCCCCCCCTTGGCCGCCATCCAGAGGGTTCCGACCTGCGTCAGATCGGTCAGCAGGAAGTCGCCTTCGGCGACGGTCGTCCCCGGGGGGACCAGCAGCGTGATCGGCTTGCCGCTGCGCCCTGCCTTGTTGCTCCCCTTGCCGTGCTGGCCGCGTCCTGCCCGAAAGTGCCTGCGTGTCTTGAATGGGCTCAGCGTGGAGAGCGACGCGTTCACCTCGAGGAAGACCGAGCCCCCCTCACCCCCGTCTCCGCCATCCGGCCCGCCGTGCGGAACGTATTTCTCGCGGCGGAACGAGACGCACCCGTTCCCCCCGGCCCCCGCCTGGACGAAGATCTTGGCGTGGTCGATGAACATGGCGGTCCTCCCGACGGGGATGGCTCCGCGACGGCGGCGAGACTCAGCCGCGGGCGGATGGTCAGCTCAGAGGTTGGATGCTGACGAACTTGCCGTGGCGGCCCCGGTCGCGATAGACGACGGTGCCGTCGATCTTGGCGAAGAGGGTGTCGTCCTTGCCGCGCCCGACGTTGGTCCCGGGCTTGATGACGGTCCCGCGCTGGCGGACCAGGATGGCCCCGCCGGTGACCTTCTCGCCTCCGAAGACCTTCACGCCGAGCCTCTGGGAGTTGCTGTCCCGGCCGTTTCTCGAGCTTCCGCCCGCCTTCTTGTGAGCCATGGCGCGCCTCTGGAGCTGCCCGGGGCCTGCGGCCCCCGGCGTTTACACGATGATGTCTTCCACTTTCACGGAGACGTACTGCTGGCGGTGTCCCTGAGTGCGCCGGTACTGCTTGCGCTTCTTCTTCTTGAACACCAGGACCTTCTTGGTCTTTCCCTCGCCCAGGACGGTGGCGACCACGCGCGCCTCGGAAACCAGAGGCTGGCCGACCTTGACGCCCGATTTCTCGCCGCCGACGAAGAGGACTTCGTAAAACTCGACCTTCTCCCCGACCTTCTTGTCGAGCTTCTCGAGCTTCAACACGTCGCCCTTGGAGACC from Candidatus Polarisedimenticolia bacterium harbors:
- the rpmA gene encoding 50S ribosomal protein L27, giving the protein MAHKKAGGSSRNGRDSNSQRLGVKVFGGEKVTGGAILVRQRGTVIKPGTNVGRGKDDTLFAKIDGTVVYRDRGRHGKFVSIQPLS
- the obgE gene encoding GTPase ObgE encodes the protein MFIDHAKIFVQAGAGGNGCVSFRREKYVPHGGPDGGDGGEGGSVFLEVNASLSTLSPFKTRRHFRAGRGQHGKGSNKAGRSGKPITLLVPPGTTVAEGDFLLTDLTQVGTLWMAAKGGRGGRGNSHFASSTHQTPMEAEPGEAGQERWLTLELKLLAEVGLIGFPNVGKSTLISRISAARPKIADYPFTTLTPNLGVVDLGDFRTFVVADIPGLIEGAHEGHGLGIRFLRHVERTRLLVHLVDPAAGEDRDPLRDWQVINQELKEYRSGLELKPQILVINKMDTRPEEDRLRPLEKEARQRGIPVARISAVSGEGLGELNEAIWKQLQPLRRQEAAGGATPPEGGSRPSASTAS
- the rplU gene encoding 50S ribosomal protein L21: MYAIIRSGGKQHKVSKGDVLKLEKLDKKVGEKVEFYEVLFVGGEKSGVKVGQPLVSEARVVATVLGEGKTKKVLVFKKKKRKQYRRTQGHRQQYVSVKVEDIIV